Proteins co-encoded in one Conexivisphaerales archaeon genomic window:
- a CDS encoding TldD/PmbA family protein — protein sequence MSIEKSTEEKIDELLDWISGKCRQLNVETFDILGYSSIVGQVRFSNNSITTVNYVANTESMLYMTKARKRIMGLITSTERDAVEKLVERLYTSMVNGSPDSEFAPLPKGPFSYVNLVTSDEVLQLESSDLASRAIDAAVTAGAKRVAGSLQGAVERIRLLTSSGVDASDTKSEYTLNIRAFVEKDASGHGIAVSPRLKGLDVEAAGRTAGENAKKAVSPKQVEQGKYTVLIGRTVFANLTEAVGYSSSAFSIESGLSFLPEKLGEEAANSSFSLVDHGQIEGGVGSRRFDDEGLPTRKNTIIDRGIMKTHLHNSTTAMRWKTTSTANAGLIEPHPWNLEVSAGDSSLDEMIKETKRGIYITNNWYTRYQNHKLGEYSTLPRDYAAYIENGEIKYPVAGFRVSDAIPRQLKSLRLIGKERSWVKWWEVHTPVLCPDVLVDEVTVTRAT from the coding sequence TTGAGCATCGAAAAGAGCACCGAAGAAAAGATAGATGAACTTCTAGATTGGATATCTGGTAAGTGCAGACAGCTCAACGTAGAAACCTTCGACATACTGGGCTACAGCAGCATAGTCGGCCAAGTCAGATTCAGCAACAACAGCATAACAACAGTGAACTACGTCGCAAATACTGAGTCTATGCTTTATATGACAAAGGCAAGAAAGAGGATAATGGGTCTTATAACTTCCACAGAAAGGGATGCTGTGGAAAAGCTGGTTGAAAGGCTTTACACATCGATGGTAAACGGCTCGCCCGATTCAGAATTTGCTCCTCTTCCAAAGGGTCCTTTCTCCTACGTGAACCTTGTAACCTCAGACGAAGTTCTACAGCTCGAGAGTTCGGACCTTGCTTCGAGGGCTATAGATGCTGCGGTAACAGCTGGAGCAAAGAGGGTAGCAGGCTCGCTGCAGGGAGCTGTTGAAAGAATAAGGCTCCTCACAAGTAGCGGAGTTGATGCAAGTGATACCAAGTCAGAATACACTCTCAACATCAGAGCCTTTGTCGAAAAGGATGCAAGCGGACACGGAATAGCTGTGTCACCCAGGCTGAAAGGTCTCGATGTTGAAGCTGCGGGAAGAACAGCAGGTGAGAATGCCAAGAAAGCTGTATCTCCCAAGCAGGTGGAGCAGGGCAAGTATACGGTTCTGATAGGCAGGACAGTCTTTGCTAACCTTACAGAGGCAGTAGGTTATTCTTCTTCAGCCTTCAGCATAGAGAGCGGTCTGTCATTCCTGCCTGAGAAGCTCGGTGAAGAGGCTGCCAACAGCTCTTTCAGCTTGGTTGACCATGGGCAGATTGAGGGAGGAGTCGGTTCAAGGAGGTTCGACGACGAAGGCCTGCCCACAAGGAAGAATACAATAATAGACAGAGGGATAATGAAGACTCATCTGCACAATTCAACGACTGCAATGAGGTGGAAGACAACTTCCACAGCAAACGCTGGTCTCATAGAGCCTCATCCCTGGAACCTTGAGGTCTCTGCTGGCGACTCATCTCTGGATGAGATGATAAAGGAAACCAAAAGAGGAATATACATAACCAACAACTGGTACACAAGGTATCAGAATCACAAGCTAGGAGAATACAGCACACTCCCCAGGGACTATGCTGCATACATAGAGAACGGAGAGATAAAATACCCTGTTGCAGGCTTCAGGGTAAGTGATGCCATACCCAGGCAGCTGAAATCCTTAAGGCTGATAGGAAAGGAGAGGAGCTGGGTCAAGTGGTGGGAAGTGCATACTCCTGTCCTCTGCCCGGATGTGCTGGTCGATGAAGTAACAGTAACAAGGGCAACGTAG
- a CDS encoding ABC transporter ATP-binding protein, whose product MSYLEVVELKKYFPVQKSFIEQIFSRNKQYVKAVDGISFSVKQGSIHGLVGESGSGKSTTGRLTTALLQPTSGKVYFEGRDVWEMNEDEFRETREKMAIIFQDPTSSLNPKMKVGEQVADPLRYRRDGPSSQQRRERAREILEKVGLSPAESFYDRYPHQLSGGQRQRVVIARALVTNPSYVVADEPVAMVDVSVRAQIMQLLVDLRKELGLTMLMITHDLAVAKYMCDAVSVMYLGKIVEEGSVQQVFSLPLHPYTQALLNAVPVPDPENRRIKRIPAGEIPNPISPPSGCRFHPRCPIAESICAAKEPELREVKGHKVACHFA is encoded by the coding sequence TTGTCATATCTTGAAGTTGTTGAACTGAAAAAGTACTTTCCCGTTCAGAAGAGCTTCATAGAACAGATCTTCTCCAGGAACAAACAATATGTCAAGGCAGTGGATGGAATCAGCTTCTCCGTGAAGCAGGGAAGCATTCACGGTCTTGTCGGGGAATCGGGGAGCGGCAAGAGCACAACAGGCAGACTCACAACAGCGCTGCTTCAACCCACCTCTGGAAAAGTCTACTTTGAAGGCAGAGATGTATGGGAGATGAACGAAGATGAATTCAGAGAAACTAGAGAAAAGATGGCAATCATATTCCAGGACCCGACATCTTCCCTCAACCCGAAGATGAAGGTCGGAGAGCAAGTGGCTGACCCGCTTCGCTACAGAAGAGATGGGCCATCCTCTCAGCAGAGAAGAGAAAGGGCAAGGGAAATCTTGGAAAAAGTTGGGCTTTCTCCTGCAGAATCATTCTACGACAGATACCCCCATCAGCTGAGCGGAGGGCAGAGACAGAGAGTAGTCATCGCAAGAGCACTCGTAACAAACCCAAGCTATGTTGTTGCTGATGAACCTGTTGCCATGGTAGATGTCTCAGTCAGGGCCCAGATAATGCAGCTGCTTGTTGACCTGAGGAAGGAACTGGGACTGACTATGCTGATGATAACACATGACCTGGCTGTTGCGAAGTATATGTGTGATGCTGTATCAGTCATGTACCTAGGTAAGATAGTAGAAGAAGGAAGCGTCCAGCAGGTCTTCAGCCTTCCCTTGCATCCTTACACTCAAGCATTGCTGAACGCAGTCCCTGTGCCTGACCCGGAGAACAGAAGGATCAAGAGGATCCCGGCAGGGGAGATACCCAACCCTATAAGCCCACCTTCAGGTTGCAGGTTCCACCCAAGGTGTCCGATTGCTGAATCCATCTGCGCTGCAAAGGAGCCGGAATTGAGAGAAGTGAAGGGGCACAAAGTTGCCTGCCATTTTGCATAG
- a CDS encoding ABC transporter ATP-binding protein, giving the protein MQTLLSIESLNVEYRSERGVAKAVQDVSIYLKKGETLGLVGESGSGKSTLGLAIMRLIQPPGRIVSGRILFEGNDLLQMKEEEVRKLRGEKIAMIFQDPMTSLNPVKNIEEHFIEYITEHRPKVGREEARKMAERLISDVGISASRLKEYPHQFSGGMRQRVMIALALALEPLLIIADEPTTSLDVMVEAQILELMRRLKEKYQLSLILITHNMGIVAEVCDRVAVMYAGRIAEISETRNLFRNPMHPYTSMLIQSIPNIAVNDQVLKTIPGNPPDLTSPPSGCPFHPRCPFAFDRCRVEVPKLKEVSANSYAACHLLDKSAR; this is encoded by the coding sequence ATGCAGACACTTCTGAGCATAGAAAGTCTCAACGTGGAATACAGAAGCGAGAGAGGGGTAGCAAAGGCTGTGCAAGATGTATCGATATATCTGAAAAAGGGGGAGACCCTTGGCCTGGTCGGAGAGTCTGGGTCCGGCAAGTCGACGCTCGGCCTCGCAATCATGAGACTGATTCAGCCCCCTGGAAGAATAGTCTCAGGCAGGATTCTATTCGAGGGTAACGACTTGCTTCAGATGAAGGAAGAGGAGGTCAGAAAGCTGAGAGGAGAGAAGATAGCCATGATCTTTCAGGATCCGATGACATCGCTCAATCCCGTTAAGAACATAGAAGAGCATTTCATAGAATACATAACAGAGCACAGGCCAAAGGTCGGAAGAGAGGAGGCAAGGAAGATGGCTGAAAGGCTGATTTCAGACGTTGGTATCAGTGCTTCAAGACTGAAGGAATATCCACATCAGTTCAGCGGAGGGATGAGGCAGAGAGTGATGATAGCTCTAGCTTTGGCTCTGGAACCCCTGCTTATAATAGCAGATGAGCCTACAACATCTCTTGATGTTATGGTGGAGGCACAGATACTTGAATTGATGAGGAGATTGAAGGAGAAGTATCAGCTCTCTCTGATACTTATAACACACAACATGGGGATTGTTGCAGAAGTTTGTGACAGGGTGGCTGTGATGTATGCTGGCAGAATAGCTGAGATATCCGAAACAAGAAATCTGTTCAGAAATCCGATGCATCCTTATACATCCATGCTGATTCAGTCAATACCCAATATAGCCGTGAATGACCAGGTGCTTAAGACAATTCCTGGTAACCCTCCAGACCTGACCTCTCCCCCTTCAGGCTGTCCTTTTCATCCGAGATGTCCTTTTGCTTTTGACAGATGCAGGGTTGAGGTGCCGAAGCTGAAAGAGGTTTCAGCAAATTCTTACGCTGCCTGCCATCTGCTCGACAAGAGTGCGAGGTAG
- a CDS encoding ABC transporter permease: MQAEKEDGHLDLKRSFSLAGLLFRPLTSSLGKGSGRGFIVAGLAIITFITAMSILAPYISPHNPTALDIGPPNSPPSKQFPMGTDLYGRDVLSRIIWGGRFILLVAVTAVAICMAIGIPIGLFAPYAGGYVDRVVSLVMDSIYAFPSLVLAIMIVSIFGPSVINDALAIAVVYVPTYFRVIRSQVLTIKELPYVEAARSIGASRIAVLFRYIWPNVIASVIVVATINFADSILTTAGLDFIGLGLPVTLPDWGIDLTYGRQGLASGFWWDIFFSGTMIVLSALGFSLVSEGMAERSNPKLR, from the coding sequence ATGCAAGCTGAGAAGGAAGATGGCCACCTTGACCTGAAGAGAAGCTTCTCACTCGCAGGTCTGCTTTTCAGGCCGCTGACATCTTCTCTCGGAAAGGGCAGTGGACGGGGCTTCATAGTGGCAGGCCTGGCAATCATAACCTTCATAACAGCCATGTCTATTCTGGCTCCTTACATATCTCCTCACAATCCTACTGCGCTGGATATAGGGCCTCCCAATTCTCCACCAAGCAAGCAGTTCCCGATGGGGACAGACCTTTATGGTAGAGATGTGCTCAGCAGAATCATATGGGGAGGCAGATTTATACTTCTAGTAGCTGTGACTGCTGTTGCAATATGTATGGCTATAGGCATACCGATAGGCCTGTTTGCACCTTATGCAGGAGGATATGTTGATAGAGTTGTGTCACTTGTGATGGATAGCATTTACGCATTTCCCAGCCTTGTGTTAGCAATCATGATAGTAAGCATCTTCGGGCCCTCTGTAATAAACGATGCACTTGCAATTGCTGTAGTATACGTGCCAACATACTTCAGGGTGATCAGAAGCCAGGTTCTGACTATCAAGGAGCTTCCTTATGTGGAGGCTGCAAGGTCGATAGGGGCGAGCAGGATAGCTGTTCTTTTCAGATACATATGGCCTAACGTAATAGCGTCAGTAATCGTTGTTGCAACGATAAACTTCGCAGACTCGATACTGACAACAGCTGGGCTTGACTTCATAGGCCTTGGGCTACCTGTCACTCTCCCAGACTGGGGTATCGACCTGACCTATGGCAGGCAGGGACTTGCTTCGGGTTTCTGGTGGGATATATTCTTCTCAGGGACGATGATAGTTCTTTCGGCTCTAGGCTTTTCGCTTGTCAGCGAGGGAATGGCAGAAAGGAGCAATCCAAAGCTGAGGTGA
- a CDS encoding ABC transporter permease: MGLRAYIVTRVLLTIPMVFLLLTIVFFVMRILPGNPVLLKFEKNADPALVAQYTHMLGLDKPIWQQYIDYVWNLLHGNLGLSMAGTFEPVGPEIMSRFPATLELAIYSTIVAIIVGVLLGSFAARRRGSIADGAIKVYGIFIYSFPVFFLGMILQIIFGVWLGVLPVGGRTDIGMIPAGLTIGNIHIQTGLYTIDSLLSGNLPEFFTALKYLLLPSLSLGLVISGVFVRMTRTNMMETIRSDFVTAARARGLKESTVVYSYALRNALLPIITIMGLQFALLLSGAILTETEFNILGLGSYLVDRINFRDYTAIQGTVVFLAILISFVSLIVDILYAYLDPRVRY, from the coding sequence ATGGGTCTTCGCGCCTACATAGTCACCAGAGTGCTCCTAACCATACCTATGGTCTTCTTGCTTCTGACTATAGTCTTCTTCGTGATGAGGATCCTGCCAGGCAATCCTGTTCTGCTGAAGTTTGAAAAGAATGCAGACCCAGCACTCGTAGCTCAGTATACGCACATGCTTGGCCTTGACAAGCCTATATGGCAGCAGTATATAGATTACGTCTGGAACCTTTTGCACGGCAATCTGGGCCTCTCGATGGCAGGCACGTTTGAGCCGGTCGGACCTGAGATAATGTCACGTTTCCCTGCCACTCTCGAGCTTGCTATATATTCAACGATAGTTGCGATAATAGTAGGAGTGCTGCTTGGATCCTTTGCAGCGAGAAGAAGAGGAAGCATAGCTGATGGGGCCATAAAGGTGTACGGGATATTCATCTATTCATTTCCAGTCTTCTTCTTGGGGATGATACTTCAGATAATATTCGGTGTCTGGTTGGGAGTGCTGCCTGTTGGCGGGAGAACAGATATAGGGATGATCCCAGCGGGACTGACCATAGGAAATATTCACATTCAGACAGGGCTCTATACCATAGATAGTCTTTTGTCAGGAAACCTGCCTGAATTCTTTACTGCTCTCAAGTATCTCCTCTTACCATCTCTAAGCCTGGGTCTTGTTATATCTGGAGTATTCGTGAGAATGACAAGGACCAATATGATGGAGACGATAAGAAGCGACTTTGTCACTGCTGCCAGAGCCAGAGGGCTAAAAGAAAGCACAGTGGTCTACTCCTATGCACTGAGAAACGCACTTCTGCCGATAATCACCATAATGGGACTGCAGTTTGCGCTATTACTCAGCGGGGCAATACTGACAGAAACAGAATTCAACATACTTGGCCTGGGTAGCTATCTTGTCGACAGAATAAACTTTCGGGATTACACCGCTATTCAGGGGACAGTTGTGTTTCTCGCTATACTGATCTCTTTTGTCAGTCTCATAGTCGATATACTCTATGCATATCTGGACCCCAGGGTGAGGTACTGA
- a CDS encoding ABC transporter substrate-binding protein — translation MKGKLSIKHRAVSGAVVAVVVVIIVIAAAAAIYFATSGQKPVTSTKDTIVVGTTDSVQTTIDPADAYDYFGINIIQNIGDGLVDYAPGTTNIVPALATTWTVSPDQKVWTFTLRQGVKFADGTPFNASVVKYSIDRQFAIDEPEGPFAGVGYDAIINSTTVLGPYQVQFKLNIPFSAFLALVAFTPMYPVNPKVAPMHSIVNYTGNVATENPNGLGPYMLAGWVRTAGKDIVMNLTANPNYWNASGGYPKTKNIVIRFYSDSTSLNLAMKSGQVDIAYRQLAASDITSYQNNPSFKVWTGPGQFIQYVVFNEKSPPFNNVLVRQALAAAINRTAITQGVFYGQAVPLFSMIPIGMSYHIDSFKSVYGDTNISYAVKLLQQAGYSASNPLKFTLTYPTGHYASTDGIAAQLQAAWQKTGLVQVTLQALPWSNYKQSTSADQLQVYIYGWYPDFIDPYDYTAPFLPADGIGFLHSHYVNQNMTNLIEQAAQTSNTAQLQQIYSQIQMLTAQDAPLVPLFQGTTIAVSTTHVTGIILDPTTIFRYYTITATT, via the coding sequence ATGAAAGGGAAACTTAGCATAAAACATAGAGCTGTTTCTGGCGCGGTTGTTGCCGTTGTTGTAGTGATAATAGTGATAGCTGCAGCAGCGGCCATCTATTTCGCCACATCTGGTCAGAAGCCAGTTACCAGTACCAAGGATACTATAGTTGTAGGAACTACTGATTCTGTGCAGACAACCATCGACCCGGCAGATGCCTATGACTACTTCGGTATCAATATAATTCAGAATATAGGCGATGGGCTCGTAGACTATGCCCCAGGCACGACGAACATAGTTCCAGCTCTGGCAACAACCTGGACTGTTTCACCGGACCAGAAGGTTTGGACGTTCACTCTCAGACAGGGTGTCAAATTCGCTGACGGTACTCCATTCAACGCCTCTGTGGTCAAGTACAGCATAGATAGACAGTTTGCAATCGATGAGCCTGAAGGCCCCTTCGCTGGTGTCGGCTATGACGCGATAATCAACAGCACAACAGTCCTAGGCCCCTATCAGGTTCAGTTCAAGCTGAACATTCCGTTCTCTGCATTTCTGGCTCTTGTCGCTTTTACCCCGATGTATCCTGTCAATCCGAAGGTAGCACCGATGCACTCTATAGTCAACTATACAGGCAACGTAGCAACAGAAAATCCAAACGGCCTCGGCCCATACATGCTTGCTGGATGGGTCAGGACAGCAGGTAAGGATATAGTGATGAACCTCACAGCTAATCCAAACTACTGGAATGCATCTGGCGGATATCCGAAGACGAAGAATATAGTTATCAGATTCTACTCTGACTCGACATCGCTCAACCTAGCAATGAAGAGCGGGCAGGTTGACATAGCGTACAGGCAGCTGGCTGCAAGCGACATAACGAGCTATCAGAACAACCCCAGCTTTAAAGTATGGACAGGTCCGGGTCAGTTTATACAATACGTAGTCTTCAACGAGAAGTCTCCACCTTTCAACAACGTGCTTGTAAGGCAGGCACTGGCTGCAGCGATAAACAGGACAGCCATAACTCAAGGCGTCTTCTATGGCCAGGCTGTGCCACTCTTCAGCATGATACCAATAGGAATGAGTTATCACATCGATTCCTTCAAGTCTGTCTACGGAGATACCAACATTTCTTATGCAGTGAAACTGCTTCAACAGGCAGGTTACAGTGCAAGCAACCCGCTCAAATTTACACTGACTTATCCAACCGGGCATTACGCATCTACTGACGGAATCGCTGCTCAGCTTCAGGCTGCATGGCAGAAGACAGGTTTAGTGCAGGTAACGCTTCAAGCTTTACCTTGGTCCAATTACAAGCAGAGCACTTCAGCAGACCAGTTGCAGGTATACATATACGGCTGGTATCCTGACTTCATAGATCCTTATGACTATACTGCACCGTTTCTGCCTGCTGATGGAATAGGCTTCCTGCACAGTCACTATGTCAATCAGAACATGACTAACCTGATAGAACAGGCTGCACAGACTTCCAACACAGCTCAGCTTCAGCAGATCTACTCACAGATACAGATGCTGACTGCACAGGATGCTCCTTTGGTTCCATTATTCCAGGGTACAACAATAGCAGTCAGCACTACACACGTAACAGGAATAATACTTGACCCTACGACAATATTCAGGTACTACACCATAACAGCTACAACTTAG
- the thsB gene encoding thermosome subunit beta — protein MSATAIPAVTSSGQPVLILKEGSAETKGREAQRNNITAATLVAEIVRTSLGPRGMDKMLVDTLGDVTITNDGATILKEIDVQHPAAKMMVEISKATDSEVGDGTTSTVVLAGALLEKAKSLIDKDVHPTIIVDGYRKAAQTAMKELDKISIKVSPDDRNTLLKIARTSLATKLVSRDSAHLANLIVDALLLVADKNQEGKYKVDIDNVKVEKKPGGSILDTQLVRGIVVDKEVVHAGMPKRVENAKIALINAPLEIEKTEFDAKINISDPAQMKAFLDEEANMLRDMVEKIKQVGANVVVCQKGIDDIAQHYLAKSGILAVRRVKMSDMEKLAKATGGRIVTTLEEITESDLGFAALVEERKIEEDKWVFIEGCKNPKAVTILVRGGGQRIVDEAERSVHDAIMTVKDVLEKPAVVAGGGAPEAELALRLRDFASSLPGREQLAVQKFAEALESIPLTIAENAGMSPLDVQVELASAHSQGKLWYGVDALANKVGDMYAKEIIEPVSVKEQIIKSATEAASMILRIDDVVSAGKTKTPSPPSGGKGGMEGAGGEED, from the coding sequence ATGTCCGCAACAGCTATACCGGCTGTGACTTCCTCCGGCCAGCCTGTCCTCATTCTGAAAGAGGGTAGTGCTGAGACCAAGGGGAGGGAGGCGCAGCGTAACAACATAACCGCAGCCACTTTGGTGGCTGAAATAGTCAGAACCAGTCTCGGGCCAAGAGGAATGGACAAAATGCTTGTCGACACTCTGGGCGATGTAACCATAACCAACGACGGAGCGACGATTCTCAAAGAGATAGATGTACAGCATCCAGCTGCAAAGATGATGGTAGAGATAAGCAAGGCCACAGACAGCGAAGTAGGCGATGGTACTACAAGCACAGTAGTCCTTGCAGGAGCTCTGCTGGAGAAGGCGAAGTCACTTATCGACAAGGATGTCCATCCTACTATCATAGTTGATGGCTACAGAAAGGCTGCGCAGACTGCAATGAAAGAATTAGACAAGATTTCAATCAAGGTCTCACCTGATGACAGAAATACACTTCTGAAGATAGCCAGAACATCTCTGGCAACAAAACTGGTATCCAGAGATTCTGCTCATCTGGCAAACCTGATCGTGGATGCTCTTCTGCTAGTAGCTGACAAAAATCAGGAAGGGAAGTACAAGGTAGACATAGACAACGTGAAGGTAGAGAAGAAGCCTGGAGGCTCAATCCTCGACACACAGCTCGTCAGAGGAATTGTGGTTGACAAGGAAGTGGTCCATGCAGGGATGCCAAAGAGGGTCGAAAACGCCAAGATAGCTCTTATAAACGCGCCGCTTGAGATAGAGAAGACAGAGTTCGATGCAAAGATAAACATCAGTGACCCGGCTCAGATGAAGGCATTCCTGGATGAAGAGGCGAACATGCTGAGAGATATGGTAGAAAAGATCAAGCAGGTAGGTGCAAACGTAGTTGTCTGCCAGAAGGGGATAGATGATATAGCACAGCATTATCTAGCCAAGTCAGGAATTCTAGCTGTAAGAAGGGTAAAGATGAGCGACATGGAGAAGCTGGCAAAGGCTACAGGAGGCAGAATAGTTACAACGCTCGAAGAGATAACTGAATCTGACCTAGGATTCGCAGCTCTTGTTGAGGAAAGGAAGATCGAGGAAGACAAGTGGGTATTCATAGAGGGCTGCAAGAACCCCAAGGCAGTTACAATTCTTGTAAGGGGAGGAGGGCAGAGAATAGTCGACGAGGCTGAAAGAAGCGTTCATGATGCGATCATGACTGTCAAGGACGTTCTTGAGAAGCCAGCAGTAGTTGCAGGTGGGGGCGCTCCTGAAGCAGAGCTTGCCTTGAGGTTGAGGGACTTCGCAAGCAGTCTGCCTGGGAGGGAGCAGCTAGCCGTTCAGAAGTTTGCAGAGGCACTGGAATCGATTCCTCTTACAATTGCAGAGAACGCAGGTATGTCACCCCTTGACGTGCAGGTTGAACTGGCTTCAGCTCACAGCCAGGGCAAACTTTGGTACGGTGTCGATGCTCTTGCAAACAAGGTTGGAGACATGTATGCCAAGGAGATAATAGAACCTGTTTCAGTCAAGGAGCAGATAATCAAATCAGCTACAGAAGCAGCTTCCATGATACTTCGCATTGATGATGTGGTCAGCGCAGGCAAGACCAAGACACCTTCGCCTCCATCTGGCGGAAAGGGCGGAATGGAAGGCGCCGGCGGCGAAGAAGACTAG
- a CDS encoding TATA-box-binding protein, translating to MPQTTPVISIENVVASASVNQNIDLLQIQRVFPDVEYHPEQFPGLVFRLKVPKTATLIFSSGKMVCTGAKSESQAFKAVNTVVQKLRKGGIDIKNEAVIDIQNIVASASLGGRVKLEEAALTLPRSMYEPEQFPGLIHRMLEPKTVILLFASGKLVCTGAKKEEEVYQAVNNLHVTLEKENLMIY from the coding sequence ATGCCTCAAACAACTCCCGTTATATCGATAGAGAACGTTGTGGCCTCGGCCAGCGTAAATCAAAACATTGACCTTCTGCAGATCCAGAGGGTCTTTCCCGATGTGGAATACCATCCGGAGCAGTTTCCTGGCCTTGTGTTCAGGCTGAAGGTGCCAAAGACAGCTACGCTCATCTTCAGCTCAGGAAAGATGGTATGCACGGGTGCAAAGTCTGAATCTCAGGCCTTCAAGGCTGTAAACACTGTGGTGCAGAAGCTGAGAAAGGGAGGTATTGACATTAAGAACGAAGCGGTGATAGATATACAGAATATAGTGGCATCTGCCAGTCTTGGAGGCAGAGTTAAGCTGGAGGAAGCAGCCTTAACACTGCCCAGGTCAATGTATGAACCTGAGCAATTCCCTGGATTAATACACAGAATGCTTGAGCCAAAAACTGTTATACTTCTTTTCGCATCTGGAAAACTGGTCTGCACAGGAGCAAAGAAAGAAGAAGAGGTCTACCAAGCTGTGAACAACCTGCATGTCACGTTGGAAAAAGAGAACCTCATGATATATTGA
- a CDS encoding signal peptidase I — protein sequence MLKPNGDTGDALITLKRISQWAERMAAKRRIVSLLLNIAIAFSVIIVGISVLNDVNVALPVVGISMLPAIHTGDLAIVVPTSVSSLHVGDIVVYRFEGTLIIHRVIAVYDNANPPYVIVKGDNNPIPDQNITGPRQITNSLLVGKVVMLIEGMGIFTDTATKYLFSGALIILILLDYYLSSKPQAISDESHLDNI from the coding sequence TTGCTGAAACCTAATGGCGATACAGGCGATGCGTTGATAACGCTTAAACGGATATCGCAATGGGCTGAGCGTATGGCTGCAAAGAGAAGGATTGTTTCCCTTCTTCTTAACATAGCGATTGCATTTTCGGTCATAATTGTAGGTATAAGCGTCCTGAACGATGTGAATGTTGCTCTTCCTGTTGTAGGGATAAGCATGCTACCTGCAATTCATACAGGAGACCTTGCCATAGTAGTCCCAACCAGCGTCAGTTCACTTCATGTGGGTGATATAGTAGTCTACAGGTTTGAAGGGACGTTGATAATTCATAGAGTGATTGCTGTTTATGATAACGCAAACCCTCCTTACGTGATAGTTAAAGGTGATAACAATCCTATTCCTGACCAGAATATAACAGGTCCCAGGCAGATTACAAATTCTCTGCTTGTTGGTAAAGTCGTAATGCTGATAGAGGGGATGGGGATATTCACCGATACAGCAACGAAGTATCTTTTCTCTGGAGCTTTGATAATTCTAATCTTACTTGACTACTATCTGAGTAGCAAACCCCAAGCGATAAGTGATGAAAGTCATTTAGATAACATATAG
- a CDS encoding PD-(D/E)XK nuclease family protein encodes MSSSEADVVKEALREGLMQIWKEESEDHVRQVGEYYPSNIGYCLRKQYYDYVLAKPPAVETLAVFATGKGIHEAVAEALSKSDKVKIEHVELPVHLQINDFVRLTGRIDVLIAEVMGKRAILEVKSTSKIPDEPHYTHMLQLQAYLHAMSLETGLLLYWDKRSGEIECFTVQKDPAWLQKIGERAIMLDQYLRSNVAPHREAFMEGKYWECDRCSYYAECQPFALENTDPESKLALLGITVHAEYAKIELVSPTLQELKDICQKRKQLGEKVIILFDADSSQLDRLSELLEKAKIMYDVLIPQPSSYKSATFWKLELARRLAKNYRIVYYADSSDFPEDEAIKFSASTERLGSNNRQYNKSSHSKTQPY; translated from the coding sequence ATGTCTTCTTCAGAGGCAGACGTGGTAAAGGAGGCTCTTAGGGAAGGGCTGATGCAGATATGGAAGGAGGAAAGCGAGGACCATGTGAGGCAGGTAGGAGAATATTATCCAAGCAACATAGGCTACTGCCTCAGGAAACAGTATTATGACTACGTATTGGCTAAGCCGCCTGCAGTCGAGACTCTTGCAGTCTTTGCAACAGGTAAGGGTATACACGAAGCCGTTGCTGAAGCTCTCTCCAAGTCTGACAAGGTCAAGATAGAGCATGTAGAGCTACCTGTTCATCTGCAGATTAACGATTTTGTCAGGCTGACAGGTAGAATAGATGTTCTAATAGCTGAAGTGATGGGTAAAAGGGCAATTCTAGAAGTGAAATCCACATCGAAGATACCTGACGAACCTCACTACACTCATATGCTTCAGCTGCAAGCATATCTGCATGCGATGAGCCTGGAGACGGGGCTTCTACTCTACTGGGATAAGAGGTCTGGAGAGATAGAATGTTTTACAGTTCAGAAAGATCCTGCATGGCTGCAGAAGATAGGGGAGAGAGCTATAATGCTGGACCAGTATCTCAGGAGCAATGTAGCTCCCCACAGGGAAGCCTTCATGGAGGGAAAGTACTGGGAATGCGACAGGTGCTCCTACTATGCAGAATGCCAGCCTTTTGCGCTTGAAAACACGGACCCTGAGAGCAAGCTTGCACTCTTGGGTATCACGGTCCATGCTGAGTATGCAAAAATAGAGCTTGTCTCACCAACTTTGCAGGAGCTGAAGGATATCTGCCAGAAAAGGAAACAGCTTGGTGAGAAAGTCATCATCCTGTTTGATGCTGATTCTTCTCAACTAGATCGTCTTTCAGAACTTCTGGAAAAAGCAAAAATCATGTATGACGTACTTATTCCTCAACCTAGCTCATACAAGTCAGCCACATTCTGGAAGCTGGAGCTCGCAAGGAGGCTTGCTAAGAACTACAGGATAGTCTACTACGCAGACTCCTCTGACTTTCCAGAAGATGAAGCGATCAAATTCTCTGCCAGCACGGAAAGGTTGGGTTCAAACAACAGGCAGTATAACAAAAGCAGCCACTCAAAAACTCAGCCATACTGA